From a single Lolium rigidum isolate FL_2022 chromosome 7, APGP_CSIRO_Lrig_0.1, whole genome shotgun sequence genomic region:
- the LOC124674696 gene encoding histone H3.2, whose product MARTKQTARKSTGGKAPRKQLATKAARKSAPATGGVKKPHRFRPGTVALREIRKYQKSTELLIRKLPFQRLVREIAQDFKTDLRFQSSAVSALQEAAEAYLVGLFEDTNLCAIHAKRVTIMPKDIQLARRIRGERA is encoded by the coding sequence ATGGCCCGCACGAAGCAGACGGCGCGCAAGTCCACCGGCGGCAAGGCCCCGCGGAAGCAGCTGGCCACCAAGGCGGCGCGCAAGTCGGCCCCGGCCACCGGCGGCGTGAAGAAGCCCCACCGCTTCCGCCCCGGCACCGTCGCGCTCCGCGAGATCCGCAAGTACCAGAAGAGCACCGAGCTGCTCATCCGCAAGCTCCCCTTCCAGCGCCTCGTCCGGGAGATCGCGCAGGACTTCAAGACCGACCTCAGGTTCCAGAGCTCCGCCGTCTCCGCGCTGCAGGAGGCCGCAGAGGCCTACCTCGTCGGCCTCTTCGAGGACACCAACCTCTGCGCCATCCACGCCAAGCGCGTCACCATCATGCCCAAGGACATCCAGCTCGCCCGCCGCATCCGGGGAGAGAGGGCCTAG